Part of the Capsicum annuum cultivar UCD-10X-F1 chromosome 12, UCD10Xv1.1, whole genome shotgun sequence genome is shown below.
ATATTTTACCATAATATTTTAGAACAttgaattaaacaactcaaaTTTCATAGTAACAAATAAAACATTTACATTAAGATTCAAGTTAATCTACTGCAAACACATCACTCACATGTTATCAACTAGAATCTATCCTTATTATTTCTACAAATAATGATATCACAATGTGAAGTTAAAAGACTacactaaaaaaaaaagtaatatttaaaaatagaaacaaaaaaagtaaaataactcTAAAGTATTATTGTttaagattttttattaaaatttaattttaaaccattaattttattgagactTAATTGAATGTGAATTTCATCTACTAATTATGTTTCATCACTATATAGATGAAATCCAAAATTTGGAAGCATAGTATTTTAGAACGACTATTCATCATACATGTATCAAgagttcaaataaaaataataagtttaGTTAAAATTGGAAGATAATCATGTGCTTGTTACTAGCTAGTCTTATTTTGGCGGAACTAGGGATGGGAGGGGATTTAGTTAAATCTCCGTCCACAAGAATTACATAGTTTTATAAAGttagtttattttataatatatattaaatattgaactttttggtttctttttctatttttttttatatttcttaccggagattttaatatttattgttcAAAGTGATTTTGGTGGACCCTTTCTTTGTGTTAAGTTTTCAACTTTCAAACCAAATCTTTATATTTTAGTAGCAGAAATCAGTAAAACTTTATAGTATAATTAGAAGCGAATTTAGGATTTAAAGTGGTTTTTTCatattaatcaaaaaataaaataaaacaaactagtAATTAAGGAGAATCGAACACAGAATCAAAAGATCAACAAAACTTTAACAGATTCCTCTTCGCCACTCAATCAATAACACAAATTATTTATGAGTTctcatcttattatttttattcatttattagatttctcaatataaatacaatattcacATGAAAGTTATTACGTTCCCATAAACCCCACCCAACCCCGTGAATCCACCCTGAGTATTACTTTACTTGCATGAAAAATATACTCCTCCATATATTTATACTTTTAACAAATAATGACTAAAGTAAGCTCTTTCTATTTATACAtgcactttatttttttatttttttgtaaaatgaaATATAGAATTTTGATTGAGATGAGAAGAGTTAAAACTTACACACACTCGGTATATACATCAAGTCATGAATATATGCATGTTATGTGCTtaaatttaaagtttatgttatttaatcatgattaattaatatgtatttacttaattcaattatttaatcatgataaaaaaatattaatttagtgtGTACACTGTTAGCACGTAAGTTTTTATCATAAGAGTATACTATGATGTTTCCTTCCATTTAATATTTCTTTCCATAATATATAGTAGTTTTTTTTAATCTGACAtttcttttaaattcattttgaaaaataattgttTTGAGTCGAGAGTCAATGAAAAACaattcttttacctcagaaaaaTAAGAACAAGACCTATATACATGCGCCACTCTTCTCAGGCTTCAATAATAAGACTATACTGAATATATTGTTATTACATATGATgtcaatgaattttttttttatttattagtatcGTGTAGGTTATTCGTAATTTTGAACATTATactattgaaaatataaataaagacatCCAATAAGATATTGTTCCCAAATTGAATatgtaataagaaaataaattaaaaaaaaaaaacttatccaaaaaacATGTCCCAGCAAGTCTCAAAAgcccacaattttttttttttaattattattattattatttgtcttGAACTTAGgttctttttattttaagtcaTACATTTTAATCATTTCTGTCTTAATACATTATTAATCTTTCTTAAttatttggtttaatttggttGATTTTAATTGTGTAGAGCCTTATATAACAGCCACATGATGGTAACCTTTTATCATTAATTTATCCATTATCATTATACAACTATCACTGAAAATCACTATGACACATTCACCATTATCAATCAGTTTCACCATTGATCACCAGATACTATCACCAAAAATTTCGCCATCAACCTTCATTGCAATACTATCATTTTCAACCAATACGGCCAATCACCATTCTTACCACGTCCACCACTAACATCTATACTTTAATAATGGGATAATAGTCCGAAAAATATTTATACTTTGCCTAAATTTGCAGTTGCACATATTGTACTTTGCGGGGGTACTATGacccctagacttttttttttgtatttaaatgaCATATATCTGCCCACTTGGACCACATATTCAGTCACCCAAAGGGTAGTGATTCACACGTGACCTTTTCAACAAATAATTATTCCTCTTAATTATGTTTTAACTCCTAATTATATACCCCTGAGATATTATCATGGTGGGATTTTGAAtagtaaaagtagaaattaaGAGGAATAATTATTTGTTGAAAGATCGCATGTGAATCACCGCCTTTTAGGTGACTGAATAAGTGGTCCAAATTGACAGATATATACCATTTAAATACGAAAAAAAGTCTAGTGGGGTCATAGGACCCGCACAAAGTTCAGTATGTGTAACTACAAATTTAAGTAAAGTACAAGTATTTTTCACACCTTTTTTCCTGTTCTAATCAATTTTTATCGTACGATCACTATATGAACAATCTCATTCGTTAATTGGCAGCTATAAGTGCAATTCCCAACTCTAGCACCATTCTAAAACCACCATTTCTAGCTCGCATCCATCAATCACAACTATCATTATTAATCACCACATAACCCTCATTGTTGCTGATCGACCATCATTACCATCGATCTTAATGTGTGcttcataaagaaaaataatcttttatgATACCAAATGAATTAATAATTTCTCGAATATTtagtgaatttatttttttatttttatataaattatttgtctttaaagaaaaacaaaattactatacatattcaaaaattgaaataaaaataaataatcttattTATCTAATGTTCAAATAAAAGACAACCAATATCTTAATCACACACACatacaaaatttataataataataatataataatatattaaaaatgtgaagggtcttagaaatattgtttgaactttttgtctttcattaaaagtctttgtttgacaaaatcatcttttcactatttttctgaatatttaaaagttgaaaattaattaaatatatttatgataaatctTTTCATAATAAAAAACTAACCAAAAGTAAATCACTATTAACTAATACATCTTTGCCACATTTGCCTTTTTCTCaagtaatatttttcaaataaaaaaaaataaagattgtgacTTGAAGTTTTTCgaattttttttttgccaaataaTTCATTATATCTGTGCCAAATCAAATATAAAGACTGTGCCAAgtaaattcattatatttttttatgtagctcttttgaattctcaattagaaaaattaaaagtttaactatattatgaatttaaataaaataaaaatatttaggaaaAGTTTATTTGTGGCTCTaaagaatttttattaaatattgagTAAAAGATATAATGGATATTTAAGGAGCAACTAtaactaaataaatgaaaatagataattatgattagAACTTTGATTTAACTAATTAAATATTAACCATTAATTTTAAACTATGACATATGTCTTCAACCCAAGTAAGAacttgaagaaattgaaaggaaGAAAAACAGAGAGAAGCCGAATCCCCCAAATTGCCCGACCATCATATCCTTACTAACACATAAAAACCAAATACTAATTAATCCTAAACTGTAATTACTCATGTCACCAAAGCTTTCCAATACTACTAATATAAAACCATTAGCCCCACTCATGTCTTCCAACAAACCTACCACTACTATCAAAGTACTCACGTAAAAATTCCTAAACAGCTACCAAATTACTCCCTCAAGCTACCTGTTCCAAAGAGCAACCAAGCAACTCCCTCACATCCTATTTTGAGGGTTTTTTACGATTTCAAGTTCGTGATCTTTGGATGCTAGCTAGTGATGATCAATCAACCATTTAAAATTTTTAgcggtaaaatatatatgtgcttatatTAAAACACTAGTTATCCATAGCCCGTGCTAAGCCCGGGCCCaaattctaaatataaaaataataatgctttaattaaaaaaaatttaatttgtattATATTCTTTTACTGcataattaataaaacttaatGACACGTCAAAATGAATTgttcataaatttttattattattaaatttgccaaaaaatttaataaaaatataaagagtaATTTAATTGGTTTTTTATTCATAGttatagtatttttagttttgatatacTCCGTACAAAATTATTTTCCTCCATAAATAATAAGTAATCTTCATTACGTTACCTTATTAAATAGTACCAATTTACTATAAGTTTTTGATTATGTAAAGATTCAGttgttttaattttgattttttaaaaattattaagacCATCATCATTATATAAAACATATTCATTATAATTTAAGTATAaacgttaaaaataaaatataatatagatCATAGAAAGTAAAGAGCTACAAAAATTCGTAAAAATTTACTAGTCGTTAATCTCAATTTAAATGTCTTACTTCTTTTTTGGTAtatctagaaaaaaaaatattttttttgtattttgtaatttttttcaattgtaATATTCTACATGACAAGTTTAAGAcctcaaaatttaaaaactatatctccATTCATCTCATATTAGTTGTCCATATTATCAACAATAATAGCCcaaattatttgttaattttcaaaacaaaatagaattaattgattttttctattttcctcTTATAATTGAAATTCTTTTTGAAGTGTATGCaaatttatagtttttttaaacttatttattaaactactcttcttatttatgattatataaAATCATGTGATGTAGAAAGCGGATAATAAGTATTCATGTAAAAGTAGacttaaaagaaaaagattttttctaaaaaaaaaaaaagagaaaaaattgattgtcaaataaattaagaaaaagacaaaagaaagaaatgattataaagcaaaaaatatataaaaaataaaaaaaaaaaagaagccaTATGGAGCAACATGAATGGATAAAAAGttatgtgaggactaccaaaaattggtatcctcacttatatataagtatatgactatgtttacattattatattagagtgtgaaagatctttgaaaagtgatttgaattttttatactttattaaaaatctccacaatagacaaaatcatttaactttaaataatcaaacattatacGTGTGAGGCATGTGCGattacacttatatatatatatatcttttaacacaaaagaaaacaaaataagacGGGACCCTAACCAACTAGGAGTCATGTCTTCCATTCCCTACTTggaaaaaaaatcccaaaagcaACCTAACCAACAATAAGCCTTTTCCTAACTTCTCTTTTATCCTTTTCCCAAACATCACATATTATACTtcataaataatttgaaatatttctcgATTTGTGCATGATATTTTCACGCAAtgagtaataataacaatatattcagtatatttaataaaGTGAGGGTTTGGAGAGAATAAGTGTACGAAGTTCATGTCACTACCTCAGAGGTAAGATACAAAGACTGTTTCTGATACACCTCGACTTAAGACAAAAAAACTGTTTAGAAAAAAAGACATAATATAAAAACAATAGAtattaatgcaacaaataataaCAGAAATAAGATTAGCACAAAATAACACCACTATAATCTACCTAAtttttgttgtaattttattgGATATCCCAGAAGCAACCACATGTCACATATTTCTTTATAAATAAGAGAATACATCAAGACATTGATCCCTCTCATTTCCTCTCATTCAACCTAATGGCCTTTCGATTCAAGAACCAAAATCCCAAACCATCCTCTATATACTCTAGTCCATTCAACCAAATTGAAACCCCTCCATTATTATCATTGCTCCAACGTACCACCAATCATCACaattgtacaacaacaacaacaaatacaaatactaatactaatactactaACACAAATACAAAcaccaaaaaatcaagaaaatcttctAGTAGTGGTACCAGTGGTGGCATTCTTAAAATGTTTAAACTCCTCCCTATGTTAACAACAGGTTGCAAAATGGTTGCATTATTAGGTGGACGTCCAAGAAATAAACCAATGTTAACAGATAAAGCTACAACAATAACATTATTTGGTTACAAAAAAGGTAGAGTTAGCCTAGCAGTTCAAGAAGATCCTCATAGACCTCCAATCTTTGTGATCGAGCTACCGATGCTCACCGGGGTTTTTCATAAGGAAATGGCATCAGATATAGTGAGACTAGCACTAGAAAGTGAAACTAAGACACATAAAAAGAAAGTGCTAGAGGAGTT
Proteins encoded:
- the LOC107853206 gene encoding protein MIZU-KUSSEI 1 → MAFRFKNQNPKPSSIYSSPFNQIETPPLLSLLQRTTNHHNCTTTTTNTNTNTNTTNTNTNTKKSRKSSSSGTSGGILKMFKLLPMLTTGCKMVALLGGRPRNKPMLTDKATTITLFGYKKGRVSLAVQEDPHRPPIFVIELPMLTGVFHKEMASDIVRLALESETKTHKKKVLEEFVWAVYCNGRKVGYSIRRTSKNMSDDEAHVMQLLRGVSMGAGVLPCPIIHHDEKESSGGGGIDGEITYMRARFDKVVGSKDSEAFYMINPDGASGQELSIFFVRLH